A region of Malaciobacter marinus DNA encodes the following proteins:
- the fdhD gene encoding formate dehydrogenase accessory sulfurtransferase FdhD, protein MDNQKYLKKVIIDKVSGNEAVEFDDVTIEESRLNLYLNGEKAISMMCIPIDQDAHAIGFLMSENVISNIDDVEELTLSEDGLRVDIKAKINEGSLENLYTEKTLVSGCGGGVTGNVEGNVEIPFNQVSFQVKPETISTEVKKFYEESELYKLTGCVHKAMIYLLDGTTVTSEDIGRHNAIDKVVGKCKLKGLDTTKSVLFVSGRLSSEMVTKAVMHKVPIIVSRTAPTYLGVQTAHKHGVTLIGFARGKRMNLYTHQGRIDV, encoded by the coding sequence GTGGATAATCAAAAATATTTAAAAAAAGTAATAATAGATAAAGTATCAGGAAATGAAGCCGTTGAGTTTGATGATGTAACAATTGAAGAATCAAGATTAAATCTATATTTAAATGGAGAAAAGGCTATCTCTATGATGTGTATTCCAATAGATCAAGATGCACATGCAATTGGTTTTTTAATGAGTGAAAATGTTATATCAAATATTGATGATGTAGAAGAGTTGACTTTAAGTGAAGATGGATTAAGAGTTGATATTAAAGCAAAAATCAATGAAGGTTCATTGGAAAATTTATATACAGAAAAAACTCTTGTAAGTGGTTGTGGAGGAGGAGTTACTGGAAATGTTGAAGGTAATGTTGAAATACCTTTTAATCAAGTCTCTTTCCAAGTTAAACCTGAAACAATATCAACAGAAGTAAAAAAGTTTTATGAAGAGAGCGAACTTTATAAGTTAACAGGGTGTGTACATAAAGCAATGATTTATTTACTTGATGGAACAACAGTGACTTCTGAAGATATAGGAAGACACAATGCAATTGATAAAGTTGTAGGAAAGTGTAAACTTAAAGGTTTAGATACAACTAAATCAGTTTTATTTGTAAGTGGAAGATTATCTTCTGAAATGGTTACAAAAGCAGTTATGCATAAAGTTCCTATTATAGTTTCAAGAACAGCACCAACGTATCTTGGTGTACAAACTGCACATAAACATGGAGTTACATTAATAGGTTTTGCTAGAGGTAAAAGAATGAATTTATATACACATCAAGGAAGAATTGATGTCTAG
- a CDS encoding formate dehydrogenase subunit gamma, producing MKRKMIIIFLALTTAAFAADSAIYGEELITNILGYGKEGSLHLGQWFTVLQGKYFSIGFLIVALGIPAVFLIHYLIIGPKVFSHDRKKIPVFTIFHRVIHWIAGVSFLVLVPTGFIMVFGTTFGGGEFVRICKDLHALSTILFCISVVPMLIMWFKEMLPTMDDVKWMMILGGYLSKVKRPIPAGKFNAGQKMWFWVCTFGGIIMILTGAVMFFQDFELAIIKSMGLTQIDFLRLSAIVHNILGMAVAALFFTHVYMSMFAIKGAIHSMIIGDKEEEEVEILHSTYYKQLKEQNKV from the coding sequence ATGAAACGAAAAATGATAATCATCTTTTTAGCTTTGACTACAGCAGCATTTGCTGCTGATAGTGCTATTTATGGTGAAGAATTAATAACAAATATATTAGGTTATGGAAAAGAGGGTTCATTACATTTAGGTCAATGGTTCACAGTACTTCAAGGGAAATATTTTTCAATAGGGTTCTTAATAGTAGCTCTTGGAATACCAGCAGTATTTTTAATACATTATTTAATAATAGGACCAAAAGTATTTTCACATGATAGAAAAAAGATACCAGTATTTACAATATTTCATAGGGTAATCCACTGGATTGCAGGAGTATCGTTTTTAGTACTAGTACCAACAGGTTTTATCATGGTGTTTGGTACAACATTTGGAGGAGGAGAGTTTGTAAGAATATGTAAAGACTTACATGCTTTATCAACAATACTGTTTTGTATATCAGTAGTACCAATGTTAATAATGTGGTTTAAAGAGATGCTACCAACAATGGATGATGTAAAATGGATGATGATACTTGGTGGATACTTAAGTAAAGTAAAAAGACCAATACCAGCAGGTAAGTTTAATGCGGGACAAAAGATGTGGTTTTGGGTATGTACATTTGGAGGGATTATAATGATTCTAACAGGTGCAGTAATGTTTTTCCAAGACTTCGAATTAGCAATAATAAAATCAATGGGATTAACACAAATCGACTTTTTAAGATTAAGTGCAATAGTACATAATATATTAGGTATGGCAGTAGCAGCATTATTTTTCACACATGTATATATGTCAATGTTTGCAATAAAAGGTGCGATACATAGTATGATTATAGGGGATAAAGAAGAAGAGGAAGTTGAAATCCTTCACAGCACTTATTATAAACAATTAAAAGAACAAAATAAAGTTTAA
- the fdh3B gene encoding formate dehydrogenase FDH3 subunit beta → MSEMSRLKFYCDEGRCIECDGCSIACAEAHELPAGINRRKVITLNEGKEGLEYSLSIACMHCNDAPCEQVCPVDCFYIREDGIVLHDKETCIGCAYCLYACPFGAPQFPREGAFGAKGAMDKCTMCAGGPLETNSEKERHIYGQNRISEGRVPVCAAMCSTKALLVGDAQEVSAIYRERVLARGHGVQTSPMTWSRAYGTK, encoded by the coding sequence ATGAGTGAAATGTCAAGATTAAAATTCTATTGTGATGAAGGTAGATGTATTGAATGTGATGGATGTTCAATTGCATGTGCTGAAGCTCATGAATTACCAGCTGGTATTAATAGAAGAAAAGTAATAACATTAAATGAAGGAAAAGAGGGATTAGAATACTCTTTATCAATAGCTTGTATGCATTGTAATGATGCACCTTGTGAGCAAGTATGCCCAGTTGATTGTTTTTATATCAGAGAAGATGGAATAGTACTTCATGATAAAGAGACTTGTATAGGTTGTGCTTATTGTTTATATGCTTGCCCATTTGGAGCTCCACAATTTCCAAGAGAAGGTGCCTTTGGAGCAAAAGGTGCAATGGATAAATGTACAATGTGTGCAGGAGGACCACTAGAAACAAATAGTGAGAAAGAGAGACATATCTATGGACAAAATAGAATCTCAGAAGGAAGAGTACCTGTATGTGCGGCAATGTGTTCAACAAAAGCATTATTAGTAGGAGATGCACAAGAAGTAAGCGCAATATATAGAGAAAGAGTTCTAGCAAGAGGTCATGGGGTACAAACATCACCAATGACTTGGAGTAGAGCATACGGAACAAAATAA
- a CDS encoding formate dehydrogenase subunit alpha, producing MSNSTYDALKAKVGRRSFIKMAAVATASGAVSAFASNDGVTREATAEEVKNPFPGSKKVKTICTACSVGCGIIAEVHNGVWVRQEVAQDHPVSLGGHCCKGADMIDMVRSEVRLKHPMVKEKGQWKRLSWDEAYERISKKMKELREKESPDSTMFLGSAKMNTEQAYYFRKFAAMYGTNNIDHQARIUHSATVAGVANTWGYGAMTNSLGDIQNARSIIIFGANPAVNHPVGFAHFLKAKERNNAQIIVIDPVYTKTAAKADHFCQIRPGTDIPFMYGMLNIIFKNGWADESFINDRVYGMDLIKEEAKKWTPEKVADVTGVPADKLIQITNVYAKNSPGTLIWAMGLTQHTIGSSNTRLAPILQLALGNMGRAGGGTNILRGHDNVQGATDMGCLANTLPGYYGLGDGSWKYFAKQWNVDYEWLKGQFQSPEWMNKNGFTLARWWAGVLDGKNGNDKIHNGKTGLKALFVMGNGITSVAQQAKIKEGLDSLELLVLADPFVNEAAVLTDKQDDVFLLPAATQFETSGSVTATNRSAQWRRKVVEPLYESKPDQEILFELSKRLGFYDQYTASMKDSSGKFTWPEDGTREVARVIKTIGLTGWTPERLKKHTDNWHMFDQVSLRGYGEMKGEYYGLPWPCWTENHSGSPLLYNTNLSVKDGGMGFRNRFGLEHDGVSQLAAKGSAPKGSKVDGGYPEITRDNIEEVLKIKLTEEEKKKIGKNWKVDRSNIIAEKCMEAGIAPYGNARARARVWTFPDEIPMHREPLHSPRQDLAKKYPAYVDKDNHFRVDTQYISKQTEQNWSKDFPVNLVTGRLVNMNGAGMENRASKYLAALSPEMFCGINPELAGQLGVRDGDMIWIHSPEGTKIKVKAKYSYSVSPDRVFLPFHFAGHFQGEDISHKYPKGTKPYAIGESANTVTNYGYDIITQIPETKGGLCRIERA from the coding sequence ATGTCAAATAGTACATATGATGCATTAAAAGCTAAAGTAGGTAGAAGATCATTTATTAAAATGGCTGCTGTTGCTACGGCTTCTGGTGCTGTAAGCGCTTTTGCAAGTAATGATGGTGTTACTAGAGAAGCAACTGCTGAAGAGGTAAAAAATCCTTTTCCAGGTTCGAAAAAAGTAAAAACTATCTGTACTGCATGTTCTGTAGGATGTGGTATTATTGCAGAAGTACACAATGGTGTGTGGGTAAGACAAGAAGTTGCACAAGATCATCCAGTTTCACTTGGAGGTCATTGTTGTAAAGGTGCTGATATGATTGATATGGTTAGGTCAGAAGTTAGACTTAAACATCCAATGGTAAAAGAAAAAGGGCAATGGAAAAGACTTTCTTGGGATGAAGCATATGAAAGAATCTCTAAGAAAATGAAAGAATTAAGAGAAAAAGAAAGCCCTGATTCAACAATGTTTTTAGGATCAGCAAAAATGAATACAGAGCAAGCTTACTATTTTAGAAAGTTTGCAGCAATGTATGGAACAAATAATATAGATCATCAAGCTAGAATCTGACATAGTGCAACAGTTGCCGGTGTGGCAAATACATGGGGTTATGGCGCTATGACAAATTCTTTAGGTGATATACAAAATGCTAGATCAATAATTATTTTTGGAGCTAATCCAGCGGTTAATCACCCAGTAGGATTCGCACATTTTCTTAAAGCAAAAGAAAGAAATAATGCACAAATAATTGTAATAGATCCAGTGTATACTAAAACAGCTGCAAAAGCTGATCATTTTTGTCAAATTAGACCAGGTACTGATATTCCATTTATGTATGGAATGTTGAATATTATATTTAAAAATGGCTGGGCAGATGAAAGCTTTATCAATGATAGAGTTTATGGAATGGATTTGATTAAAGAAGAAGCTAAAAAATGGACTCCTGAAAAAGTTGCTGATGTAACTGGTGTTCCTGCTGATAAATTAATTCAAATTACTAATGTTTATGCTAAAAATTCTCCAGGTACATTAATCTGGGCTATGGGTCTAACTCAACATACAATTGGTTCTTCTAATACAAGATTAGCACCAATCTTACAACTTGCTCTTGGTAACATGGGTAGAGCTGGTGGTGGAACAAACATTTTAAGAGGGCACGATAACGTTCAAGGTGCTACTGATATGGGATGTTTAGCTAACACACTTCCAGGTTATTATGGTTTAGGTGATGGTTCATGGAAATATTTCGCAAAACAGTGGAATGTAGATTATGAATGGTTAAAAGGACAATTCCAATCTCCTGAATGGATGAATAAAAATGGATTTACACTTGCTAGATGGTGGGCTGGTGTACTTGATGGTAAAAATGGAAATGATAAAATCCATAATGGTAAAACAGGTCTGAAAGCTCTTTTTGTTATGGGTAATGGTATTACATCTGTTGCACAACAAGCAAAAATCAAAGAAGGTCTAGATAGTTTAGAACTATTAGTTTTAGCTGATCCTTTTGTAAATGAAGCAGCTGTATTAACTGATAAACAAGATGATGTTTTCTTATTACCAGCAGCAACTCAATTTGAAACAAGTGGTTCTGTAACTGCTACAAATAGATCTGCTCAATGGAGAAGAAAAGTTGTTGAGCCATTATATGAATCAAAACCTGACCAAGAAATTTTATTTGAATTATCAAAAAGATTAGGTTTTTATGATCAATATACTGCATCTATGAAAGATAGTAGCGGTAAATTTACATGGCCTGAAGATGGAACAAGAGAAGTTGCAAGAGTTATTAAAACTATTGGTTTAACAGGATGGACTCCTGAAAGACTTAAAAAGCATACTGATAATTGGCATATGTTTGACCAAGTATCACTTAGAGGTTATGGAGAGATGAAAGGCGAGTATTATGGTTTACCATGGCCTTGTTGGACAGAAAATCATAGCGGAAGCCCATTACTTTATAACACGAATTTAAGTGTAAAAGATGGAGGTATGGGATTTAGAAATAGATTTGGATTAGAACATGATGGAGTTTCACAATTAGCTGCTAAAGGTAGTGCACCAAAAGGCTCTAAAGTTGATGGAGGATATCCAGAAATTACAAGAGATAACATTGAAGAAGTTCTAAAAATCAAATTGACAGAAGAAGAGAAGAAAAAAATTGGTAAAAATTGGAAAGTTGATAGATCTAATATTATTGCAGAAAAATGTATGGAAGCAGGAATTGCACCATATGGAAATGCAAGAGCTAGAGCTAGAGTATGGACATTCCCTGATGAAATTCCAATGCACAGAGAGCCATTACACTCTCCAAGACAAGATTTAGCTAAAAAATATCCTGCTTATGTAGATAAGGATAATCATTTTAGAGTTGATACACAATATATCTCTAAACAAACAGAACAAAACTGGTCAAAAGATTTCCCTGTTAACTTAGTTACAGGAAGACTTGTAAATATGAATGGTGCTGGTATGGAAAATAGGGCATCTAAATATCTTGCAGCATTAAGTCCTGAAATGTTCTGTGGTATTAATCCAGAATTAGCAGGTCAGCTAGGTGTAAGAGATGGTGATATGATCTGGATTCACTCTCCTGAGGGAACAAAAATTAAAGTAAAAGCTAAATATTCATATTCTGTTAGCCCAGATAGAGTATTTTTACCTTTCCACTTTGCAGGACACTTCCAAGGTGAAGATATTAGTCATAAGTATCCAAAAGGAACAAAACCTTATGCTATTGGTGAAAGTGCGAATACTGTTACTAACTATGGTTATGACATTATTACACAAATTCCAGAGACAAAAGGCGGATTATGCCGAATAGAAAGAGCGTAG
- a CDS encoding Tat pathway signal protein, whose amino-acid sequence MQNERRQFVKKSAMVVGASVAVGATTLAASGKGYEADSNGVVIGNSNKKEILYKKTKAWEDYYKQAK is encoded by the coding sequence ATGCAAAACGAAAGAAGACAGTTTGTCAAAAAAAGTGCAATGGTTGTCGGTGCAAGTGTAGCTGTTGGTGCTACTACACTAGCTGCGAGCGGAAAAGGTTATGAAGCCGATTCTAATGGTGTTGTTATAGGGAATTCTAACAAAAAAGAGATTCTTTATAAAAAAACAAAAGCTTGGGAAGATTATTACAAACAAGCAAAATAA
- a CDS encoding TorD/DmsD family molecular chaperone has product MKEQEVNKARAVYYKIFSGFFVYLTDQSKYFELLSLLDIVKTNPLDNASGEAFTNIANKLQKDSNVVLLQEYDDIFHNPHTTQVRTTASFYDEQVESGRKRVQMLDFLAKTKIRRDEKNYSEYEDSIGFIFAVLSELANLVADGEEQYKTVQHCIFADVLNEFVDEISRTIYEHEKADIFKDVIVALLSFMEFERLYLEVSRAKPKEYKKQVDEKETISKEEMERRARNKAAKAAGAKKQDDVFITYDVESDI; this is encoded by the coding sequence ATGAAAGAACAAGAAGTTAATAAAGCAAGAGCCGTATATTATAAAATCTTTAGTGGTTTTTTTGTTTATCTAACAGATCAAAGTAAATATTTTGAATTATTAAGTTTACTTGATATTGTGAAAACAAATCCATTGGATAATGCTTCAGGTGAAGCTTTTACTAATATTGCTAATAAACTTCAAAAAGATTCAAATGTGGTTTTATTACAAGAATACGATGATATTTTTCATAATCCACATACTACACAAGTTAGAACAACTGCATCATTTTATGATGAGCAAGTTGAAAGCGGTAGAAAAAGAGTCCAAATGCTTGATTTTTTAGCAAAAACTAAAATAAGAAGAGATGAAAAAAATTATTCAGAATATGAAGATAGTATAGGGTTTATTTTTGCTGTATTATCTGAATTGGCAAATTTAGTAGCTGATGGAGAAGAACAGTATAAAACAGTTCAACACTGTATATTTGCTGATGTATTAAATGAGTTTGTTGATGAGATTTCAAGAACTATATATGAACATGAAAAAGCAGATATTTTTAAAGATGTTATTGTTGCATTATTATCTTTCATGGAGTTTGAAAGATTGTATTTAGAAGTTTCAAGAGCAAAACCAAAAGAGTATAAAAAACAAGTCGATGAGAAAGAGACTATTTCTAAAGAAGAGATGGAAAGAAGAGCACGAAATAAAGCTGCAAAAGCAGCAGGGGCAAAAAAACAAGATGATGTTTTTATCACTTATGATGTAGAGAGTGATATTTAA
- a CDS encoding formate dehydrogenase subunit gamma produces MRFKYIILILISLASLAFASESAIFGKDLIPNILAYDKEGSLHLGKWFTLLQSTYFKPIFLGVLLGVPAVFFIHYKIIGPMIFSHDRKKIYVFSVFNRAIHTIAAISFMLLIPTGVVMVFGDFFGGGEFVRINKDIHAISTLLFVISVIPMLMMWFKEMLPTSDDIKWLMILGGYLNKRKDPIPAGKFNAGQKMWFYVCTFGGIIMIATGAIMFFQDFKFDFIASLGLSQIDLLRASAIVHNILGFAVLALFMTHIYMSVFAIKGAIHSILTGYKEEEEVEILHSSFYKKLNKDKKI; encoded by the coding sequence ATGAGATTTAAATATATAATTTTAATACTTATATCATTAGCTTCACTGGCATTTGCCAGTGAAAGTGCAATATTTGGAAAAGATTTAATTCCAAATATATTAGCTTATGATAAAGAAGGATCATTACATTTAGGTAAATGGTTTACTTTATTACAAAGCACATATTTTAAACCTATATTCTTAGGTGTATTATTAGGAGTACCAGCAGTCTTTTTTATACACTATAAAATTATAGGACCAATGATTTTTTCTCATGACAGAAAAAAGATTTATGTTTTTTCAGTATTTAATAGAGCAATTCACACAATAGCTGCAATATCATTTATGCTACTTATACCAACAGGAGTAGTTATGGTATTTGGTGATTTTTTTGGTGGTGGTGAATTCGTTAGAATAAATAAAGATATACATGCAATTTCAACATTGCTTTTTGTTATTTCAGTAATACCTATGTTAATGATGTGGTTTAAAGAGATGCTTCCTACAAGTGATGATATAAAGTGGCTTATGATTTTAGGAGGATACTTAAATAAAAGAAAAGATCCTATTCCAGCAGGAAAGTTTAATGCAGGACAAAAAATGTGGTTTTATGTATGTACTTTTGGTGGAATAATAATGATTGCAACAGGTGCAATAATGTTTTTCCAAGACTTTAAATTTGATTTTATTGCATCACTTGGTTTATCACAAATTGATTTACTAAGAGCAAGTGCAATAGTTCATAATATATTAGGGTTTGCAGTTTTAGCATTGTTTATGACACATATTTATATGTCAGTATTTGCAATTAAAGGTGCAATTCATAGTATTTTAACTGGTTATAAAGAAGAAGAAGAAGTGGAAATTCTACATAGCTCTTTTTATAAAAAGTTAAATAAAGATAAAAAAATCTAA
- the fdh3B gene encoding formate dehydrogenase FDH3 subunit beta, with protein MSRMKFYCDEDRCIECFACSVACSEAHELPTGISRRKVITLNEGKESLEYSLSIACMHCTDAPCEQVCPVDCFYIREDGIVLHDKETCIGCGYCLYACPFGAPQFPRDGAFGAKGAMDKCTMCAGGPLETNSSHERHMYGQNRIAEGKVPLCAAVCSTNALLVGDSQRVSQVYRTRVLSRGHNHTATPKAWKSAYGS; from the coding sequence ATGTCAAGAATGAAATTTTATTGTGATGAAGATAGATGTATTGAGTGTTTTGCTTGTTCGGTTGCTTGCTCAGAAGCACATGAGTTACCAACAGGAATTAGTAGAAGAAAAGTAATAACATTAAATGAAGGGAAAGAGAGTTTAGAATACTCTTTATCAATAGCTTGTATGCATTGTACAGATGCACCTTGTGAGCAAGTATGTCCAGTTGATTGTTTTTATATCAGAGAAGATGGAATAGTACTTCATGATAAAGAGACTTGTATTGGATGTGGATATTGCTTATATGCTTGCCCATTTGGAGCTCCACAGTTTCCAAGAGATGGAGCATTTGGAGCAAAAGGAGCAATGGATAAATGTACAATGTGTGCAGGAGGTCCATTAGAAACTAATTCAAGTCATGAAAGACATATGTATGGACAAAATAGAATAGCAGAAGGGAAAGTTCCTTTATGTGCAGCTGTATGTTCAACAAATGCACTTTTAGTAGGAGACTCACAAAGAGTTTCCCAAGTATATAGAACAAGAGTTCTTTCAAGAGGACATAATCATACTGCAACTCCAAAAGCATGGAAGTCTGCATATGGTTCATAA
- a CDS encoding formate dehydrogenase subunit alpha — MGKNILNDLSLKIGRRNFLKLASIGAGVGATSMFASGNTVREATKEEIKNPFPGSKKVKTICSICSAGCGIVAEVHNGVWVRQDVAQDHPISEGSHCCKGIDQIDLVKSKQRVKHPLKKVAGKWQRISWEQAINEISEKMLKFRKENGPDAAMFLGSAKFNLQQAFYFRKFAALWGTNNIDHVARIUHSATVAGVANTWGYGAMTNHFGDVVENSKAILMIGANSAVANPIGFKHFLQAKDRNNAKLIVVDPVYTKSAAKADHYLRIRTGTDVAFIYGLLHVIFKNGWEDKEFIDSRVYGMDGVRQEAEKWTPEETSDVTGIPAEQIIQLATLLAKTKPTTVVWALGITQHSTGTSNTRILPILQLVLGNMGKKGGGCNIIRGHDNVQGSTDMCCLADSLPGYYGLSEASWKYYAKAWGIDFNWLQGRFHSPKWMHEKGFSLAKWWQGVLQEEKTYSSSPIRALWVQGTGITSMAQTAKVQEALDKLDLLVIAEPFVNEAAVITSKKDDIYILPVGTQFETEGSVTATNRSSQWRSKVVDPLYESKTDHEVMFEFAKKFGFYDEYVKAMKMDIVDGEIKVVKKDYNWPDDASNEIARTVKTIGLGGWTAKRLREHQENWHLFDPITLRGYGKMKNQYYGLPWPSWDNNHPGSPVLYDVDTPVNKGGMGFRNRFGLEHDGVSQLADESISVKGSNIKGGYPEITKDNIEEVLKIKLTEDEKKKIGANWKVDLSGIIQEKCREKGVCVYGNAKARVKVWTFPDPIPKHREPIHSPRHDLVMKYPTYEDQTNNFRVDVRFKSEQQQQDWSKDFPTMLVTMRVVNLSGAGMLERTSKYLSHITPEMFAHINPELAAQHGLRDGDMMWLHSPQNTKIKVKAIYSHSVTPDRIALPYNFAGMMQGVDMSANYPEGTKPYAIGESSNTITNYGFDIITQIPEFNAGLCKIERA; from the coding sequence ATGGGTAAAAATATACTCAATGACTTATCTTTGAAAATAGGAAGAAGAAATTTTCTTAAACTTGCTTCAATCGGTGCAGGAGTAGGGGCAACATCAATGTTTGCTTCTGGTAATACTGTAAGAGAAGCAACAAAAGAAGAGATAAAAAATCCTTTTCCAGGTTCAAAGAAAGTAAAAACAATTTGTAGTATTTGTTCTGCAGGTTGTGGAATTGTAGCAGAAGTTCATAATGGTGTTTGGGTAAGACAAGATGTAGCTCAAGACCATCCAATTAGTGAAGGAAGTCACTGTTGTAAAGGTATTGACCAAATTGATTTAGTAAAAAGTAAACAAAGAGTTAAGCATCCTTTAAAAAAAGTGGCTGGTAAATGGCAAAGAATTTCTTGGGAACAAGCTATAAATGAAATATCTGAAAAGATGTTAAAATTTAGAAAAGAGAATGGTCCTGATGCAGCAATGTTTTTAGGCTCTGCAAAGTTTAATTTACAACAAGCTTTTTATTTTAGAAAGTTTGCTGCTTTATGGGGTACAAACAATATCGATCACGTAGCTAGAATCTGACATAGTGCAACAGTTGCCGGTGTGGCAAATACATGGGGTTATGGCGCTATGACAAATCACTTTGGTGATGTTGTTGAAAATTCTAAAGCTATTTTAATGATAGGAGCAAATTCAGCTGTAGCAAATCCAATTGGATTTAAGCACTTTCTTCAAGCAAAAGATAGAAACAATGCTAAGCTAATAGTTGTTGATCCAGTATATACAAAATCTGCTGCAAAAGCTGATCATTATTTAAGAATCAGAACAGGTACGGATGTTGCATTTATTTATGGGTTATTACATGTTATTTTCAAAAATGGTTGGGAAGATAAAGAGTTTATTGATAGTCGTGTTTATGGAATGGATGGAGTAAGGCAAGAAGCTGAAAAATGGACTCCAGAAGAGACATCTGATGTTACAGGTATTCCTGCTGAACAAATTATTCAGCTTGCTACACTATTAGCAAAAACAAAACCTACAACAGTTGTTTGGGCATTAGGTATCACACAACATAGTACAGGTACATCAAATACAAGAATTCTTCCAATACTTCAATTAGTACTTGGAAATATGGGTAAAAAAGGTGGAGGATGTAACATTATTAGAGGACATGATAATGTACAAGGTTCTACAGATATGTGTTGTCTTGCTGATAGTCTACCTGGATATTATGGCTTAAGTGAAGCGTCATGGAAATATTATGCAAAAGCATGGGGTATTGATTTTAATTGGTTACAAGGAAGATTTCACTCTCCAAAATGGATGCATGAAAAAGGTTTTTCACTTGCAAAATGGTGGCAAGGTGTATTACAAGAAGAAAAAACATATTCTTCAAGTCCTATTAGAGCTTTATGGGTTCAAGGTACTGGTATTACTTCAATGGCACAAACTGCAAAAGTACAAGAGGCTTTAGATAAATTAGATTTATTGGTAATTGCAGAACCATTTGTAAATGAAGCAGCAGTAATTACAAGTAAAAAAGATGATATTTATATTTTACCAGTTGGAACACAATTTGAAACAGAAGGTAGTGTAACTGCAACAAATAGATCTTCTCAATGGAGAAGTAAAGTTGTTGATCCATTATACGAAAGTAAAACTGACCATGAAGTAATGTTTGAGTTTGCTAAGAAATTTGGTTTTTATGATGAATATGTAAAAGCTATGAAAATGGATATTGTTGATGGAGAAATTAAAGTTGTAAAAAAAGATTACAATTGGCCTGATGATGCTTCAAATGAAATTGCAAGAACAGTAAAAACTATTGGACTTGGTGGATGGACAGCAAAAAGATTAAGAGAACACCAAGAAAATTGGCACTTGTTTGACCCAATAACATTAAGAGGTTATGGGAAAATGAAAAATCAATATTATGGATTACCTTGGCCTAGTTGGGATAATAATCATCCTGGAAGTCCTGTTTTATATGATGTTGATACACCTGTAAATAAAGGTGGAATGGGATTTAGAAATAGATTCGGTTTAGAACATGATGGCGTTTCACAACTTGCTGATGAGAGTATTAGTGTAAAAGGCTCTAATATTAAAGGTGGATATCCAGAAATTACAAAAGATAATATTGAAGAAGTTCTAAAAATTAAATTGACAGAAGATGAAAAGAAAAAAATTGGTGCAAACTGGAAAGTTGATTTAAGTGGAATTATTCAAGAAAAATGTAGAGAAAAAGGTGTTTGTGTATATGGAAATGCAAAAGCGAGAGTTAAAGTTTGGACTTTTCCTGATCCTATTCCAAAGCATAGGGAGCCAATTCACTCTCCAAGACATGATTTAGTAATGAAATATCCAACTTATGAGGATCAAACAAATAATTTTAGAGTTGATGTAAGATTTAAATCAGAACAACAACAACAAGATTGGTCAAAAGATTTTCCTACAATGCTTGTAACTATGAGGGTTGTAAATTTAAGTGGTGCTGGTATGTTAGAAAGAACAAGTAAATATCTTTCACATATTACTCCTGAAATGTTTGCACATATAAATCCAGAATTAGCAGCACAACATGGATTAAGAGATGGTGATATGATGTGGTTACATTCACCTCAAAATACAAAAATTAAAGTAAAAGCTATTTATAGTCATAGTGTTACTCCTGATAGAATTGCTTTACCATATAACTTTGCAGGAATGATGCAAGGTGTAGATATGAGTGCAAATTACCCAGAAGGAACAAAACCATACGCAATAGGTGAGAGTTCAAATACAATCACAAATTATGGATTTGACATTATTACACAAATACCTGAATTCAATGCAGGTCTTTGCAAAATAGAAAGAGCATAG
- a CDS encoding Tat pathway signal protein — protein sequence MKEERRSFVKKTLGASALVAAGSAIPVMASSANSSVSSSNGVVVGKSPKKEILYKETAQWEAFYKASY from the coding sequence ATGAAAGAAGAAAGACGGAGTTTTGTAAAAAAAACTCTAGGTGCAAGTGCTCTTGTAGCTGCAGGAAGTGCAATTCCTGTAATGGCAAGCAGTGCAAATAGCAGTGTTTCAAGTTCAAATGGTGTCGTTGTTGGAAAATCTCCTAAAAAAGAGATTTTATATAAAGAAACAGCCCAATGGGAAGCTTTTTATAAAGCTAGTTATTAA